The following coding sequences are from one Virgibacillus necropolis window:
- a CDS encoding two-component system regulatory protein YycI has translation MQWSQIKTLFILCFLVLDVYLLIQFSQKQDKEENDVSKQEQAATIEENLRAENIKISANLSGEDLKGSYISVKKQLFTEESSKTVKAAENQETAIIDKEFIISRLKEPAKIQEDATEDEITELVKSKLTLISPDSYVFWDWNKELNMLVFFQKKNDRPIYFNPNGIIFVFLNDKNEIDFYTQTLLGEVEEQESQKLLSKPIEAIKVLFQRNELNPDEEVTKADIGYYTRLPLENVTQVFAPTWKITVDNEMNYFVNALEGTVFSSNDVEFLIKSVSTIVSKVNQIDNNPDLKKYLLNQLTNRLEAINRSESE, from the coding sequence ATGCAATGGAGCCAAATTAAAACGTTATTTATCCTTTGCTTTCTCGTCCTTGATGTGTATTTACTTATTCAGTTTTCACAAAAACAAGATAAAGAAGAAAATGATGTATCAAAACAAGAACAAGCAGCAACGATTGAAGAAAATCTTAGAGCAGAGAATATAAAAATTTCAGCTAATCTATCGGGTGAAGATCTAAAAGGTTCTTATATATCCGTTAAGAAACAACTATTTACTGAAGAATCTAGTAAAACGGTCAAGGCAGCAGAAAACCAGGAAACAGCAATCATTGATAAAGAGTTTATCATTTCTAGACTAAAGGAACCTGCTAAAATACAAGAAGACGCAACAGAAGATGAAATAACTGAACTTGTAAAAAGTAAATTAACACTTATTTCTCCTGACAGCTACGTTTTTTGGGATTGGAATAAAGAACTAAATATGTTAGTTTTTTTTCAGAAAAAAAACGACCGTCCTATTTACTTTAATCCAAATGGTATCATTTTTGTATTCCTGAATGATAAAAATGAAATTGACTTTTATACCCAAACGCTACTAGGAGAGGTAGAAGAACAGGAAAGTCAGAAATTGTTATCAAAACCAATCGAGGCAATAAAAGTTTTATTTCAAAGGAATGAATTAAATCCCGACGAAGAAGTAACAAAGGCTGATATCGGATATTACACAAGACTTCCCCTTGAAAATGTAACACAAGTATTTGCACCAACATGGAAAATAACTGTTGATAATGAAATGAATTACTTCGTTAATGCCCTTGAAGGAACTGTATTTTCAAGTAACGATGTTGAATTTCTAATTAAATCAGTGTCAACTATCGTTTCAAAAGTAAATCAGATTGATAAT
- a CDS encoding YycH family regulatory protein, translating to MKLEMIKSFILTFLVGISLLLTFGLWSYEPNNEPNTGQKLQNVVDIGGQGDLEKQDLIRPSSIIFHANNEHYGFADPGDMLSLYEDIQFWTLYDFQLTQEKEQSLHTEQVEIDFPTAIPMEALRSLLTISNVDSITLPTWSFDQIIITFNQRREILEVHFISENNRQQATALVNNPDKYNKLWAYITEKKGLSELIAFDTGEKSIYIPLNDVTLDRRQYTVDYIDPTKLVSALFPETTLVSESGNYYNDGTRELRVLNNFLSMRFINSALQESEYTRIPVLDLLNFSIRNINDHKGWTGDYKLIKIDPQSNMVRYQMYYEGYPTFSNANLSIIEQYWRGKDGDLYQYNRPLISLKGVLPEAEEVTLKSGLELISYLERNYSAGQGLARIQDIKIGYQYTYNSDLSSAILNPAWFMKIGNEWELINFEPIKGGEVDAMEPN from the coding sequence ATGAAGTTAGAAATGATTAAATCCTTTATACTAACCTTTTTAGTGGGAATTAGTTTATTGCTTACATTTGGTCTTTGGAGTTATGAACCAAATAATGAACCTAACACGGGTCAAAAACTTCAAAATGTTGTAGATATTGGCGGTCAAGGGGATTTAGAAAAACAAGACCTCATTAGACCTAGCTCCATAATATTTCATGCGAATAATGAACATTATGGTTTTGCTGACCCAGGTGATATGCTCTCTCTATACGAGGACATACAATTTTGGACACTATATGATTTTCAACTAACACAAGAAAAAGAACAATCTTTGCATACCGAACAAGTAGAGATTGATTTTCCTACAGCTATTCCAATGGAAGCTTTGCGTAGTCTTTTAACAATTAGCAATGTCGATTCAATTACATTACCCACATGGTCCTTTGACCAAATCATTATTACATTCAACCAAAGACGTGAAATATTGGAAGTACATTTTATTTCAGAGAATAATCGTCAACAAGCAACAGCTCTAGTAAACAACCCAGATAAATATAATAAGTTGTGGGCTTATATTACAGAAAAAAAAGGTTTAAGCGAATTAATAGCTTTTGATACTGGTGAAAAGTCAATATACATTCCACTCAACGATGTTACATTAGATAGAAGACAGTATACTGTAGATTATATTGACCCAACTAAATTAGTGAGTGCACTATTTCCCGAAACTACGTTAGTAAGTGAATCAGGTAATTACTATAATGATGGGACTCGAGAATTGCGTGTACTAAATAATTTTCTGAGTATGCGGTTTATCAATTCGGCACTTCAGGAATCCGAATATACCCGAATTCCTGTACTAGATTTACTGAATTTTAGTATTAGGAATATAAATGATCATAAAGGGTGGACAGGTGACTATAAACTTATAAAGATTGATCCACAGTCAAATATGGTACGTTACCAAATGTATTATGAGGGTTATCCTACTTTTAGTAATGCTAACCTATCAATTATCGAACAATATTGGAGAGGAAAAGACGGGGATCTATATCAATATAATCGACCATTAATCAGTCTGAAAGGTGTTTTACCAGAAGCTGAAGAGGTAACACTTAAGTCTGGTCTTGAATTAATTTCTTATTTAGAACGTAATTATTCAGCTGGGCAAGGTCTTGCAAGAATACAGGATATTAAAATAGGTTATCAGTATACGTATAACTCTGATTTATCTTCTGCCATTTTAAACCCAGCATGGTTTATGAAGATAGGTAATGAATGGGAATTGATTAATTTTGAACCGATAAAAGGGGGGGAAGTGGATGCAATGGAGCCAAATTAA